The genomic window TACGCGCCTGCATTGAACTGTTTCTGGGCGATGGCCTGCCCCTTGTCAGGTGCGGCGAAGTCTCCCGCATAGTCCACCAGTATGGTGCACTCCGGGTACACGGCCTTCACCCCGGCCTCGAATCCGGCCTGAAACTTCTCGATGAGCGGGAACTGCATCCCGCCGAGGAAACCGACCACGTTCTTGCCGTCCTGCTTGGCCTTGAGGCCCGCGGCGACACCCACGAGGAAGGAGCCCTCGTGTTCTGCAAACACGGCCGATACCACATTGGGAGCCTCGACCACGGTGTCGATGACCAGGAACTTGCGGTCGGGATACTGTTTCGCCACCTCGGCCACGGCGTTCTGGAAGAGGAAGCCCGGCGCCACGATGAGGTCCAGCCCCTCGTCGGCGAACGTGGCGAGGTTGGGTACGTAGTCGGCCTCCTGCGAGGACTGGAGGTACTTGTACCCCACCCCCTCCTCGAGCCCCATCTCCTTACCGAAGCGTACGATCCCCTCCCAGGTGCCCTGGTTGAAGGATCTGTCGTCGATCCCTCCCACGTCGGTCACGAGTCCCACTCTGAAGCTCGGCTCCTCGATCTTCGCCTCTTTCTTCTGCCCACATGCAGGGA from Spirochaeta thermophila DSM 6192 includes these protein-coding regions:
- a CDS encoding BMP family lipoprotein codes for the protein MRRSGLIFLIMAVLLVFFPACGQKKEAKIEEPSFRVGLVTDVGGIDDRSFNQGTWEGIVRFGKEMGLEEGVGYKYLQSSQEADYVPNLATFADEGLDLIVAPGFLFQNAVAEVAKQYPDRKFLVIDTVVEAPNVVSAVFAEHEGSFLVGVAAGLKAKQDGKNVVGFLGGMQFPLIEKFQAGFEAGVKAVYPECTILVDYAGDFAAPDKGQAIAQKQFNAGAYIIFHAAGGTGNGMIKEAKERSQKGDIRWAIGVDKDQYQDGIYGEGTSAVLTSMVKRVDVAAYTVAKMTMEGNFPGGQTLAFSLKNDGVGLPAENPNLSPEILAVVEEYAKKIASGELVVPDTPKK